TTAATGCATTGAAAAAGGCAATTGATGCGGGAGTCAGTTTTGGCGCACCAACTGAACTTGAAGTAAGGATGGCAATACTAATAACTGAACTTGTTCCATCCGTAGAATTGGTCCGGATGGTGAACAGTGGTACCGAAGCAACCATGAGTGCTGTAAGAGTTGCCAGAGGTTTCACTAAGAAAAACAAAATTATAAAATTTGAGGGCTGCTATCACGGACATGCAGATTACTTTTTAATTAAAGCTGGTTCAGGTGCTTTAACATTTGGTGTACCGACATCACCGGGTGTCACAGATGGGAATGCGGCTGATACATTAGTTGCTGATTTTAATAATATTGATTCCGTTAAAAAGTTGGTTCAATCCAATAAAAATGAAATTGCAGCGATCATTATTGAACCGATTGCTGGGAATATTGGAGTTGTTAGATCGACAGATGCTTTCATTCAAGAGCTAAGGGTAATTTGCGATGAAAAAAAAATCGTGCTCATTTTTGATGAAGTGATGACTGGTTTCAGGGTTGCTAAGGGCGGGGCACAAGAAATTCTTGGAGTAACACCGGACTTATCAACATTTGGAAAAATAATCGGCGGTGGACTGCCCGTGGGTGCGTACGGTGGAAAAAGAGAAATTATGGAAATGGTTTCGCCCTTGGGACCAGTCTACCAAGCAGGCACACTAAGCGGTAATCCGCTTGCTATGTCTGCTGGTTATGCGGCTTTAAGTTTTATTAAAGAAAATCCAAATCTCTATTCTGAATTAGAAGAATCCTCATCATATCTCGAAGGAGGAATTAGAAAAGCTTTCGAATCCACGGGAAAAAACTATTGTATAAATAGAGTCGGATCAATGTTAACATTTTTCTTTACTGAAGAATCCGTAATTGATTACACTACGGCTGTAAAATCTGACACAAATTTATTCAGCAGGTTTTTTAGTGAGATGTTAAATCGAGGTATTTATCTTGCTCCTTCTCAGTTCGAAGCAGTGTTCATTTCAACTGCACATACAACAGAGGATTTAGACAAGACATGCGACGCAGCCTTTCAATCGATCAAAGCTGCAATTGGTGGATCATAAATTAGTTCTTCATCATTCGCAATTTTTTTTTAAATTGCATAAAGTTTTTATAGACGGAAAGGTGCAGGAGTGGTTTAACTGGCACGCCTGGAAAGCGTGTGTACCTAACGGGTACCGCGAGTTCGAATCTCGCCCTTTCCGCCAAACTTGTCAAATTGAAAATAGGACTTTTTAACTGACAGAGTTTGTTGAAACAGAAATCAGTCAGTCGTTTGGCAAGCAAAGTAAAGTTCAGATAGATTTTTTTGATGTCATTAATAATAAGATCTTAAATGTAGTACGTTTACTTTCTAAGAAATTTTGAGAAGAAATTTATTTACATAGGTTCAACGAATGATCTTACAAGACGCTTTGATGAACATATTAATGGCATGTCAAATTCAACTAAAGCGTACTGACCACTTACACTTAATTGCTATGTTGCTGTGAGAACTGAAGAAAAAGCAAGGGAACTTGAGAAATATTTCAAAACAGGCTCGGGAAAGGCGATTTTGAAAAAACGAATTTTAACTGACAAAGTTCTGCAAGGTGGAACGTAATCTGTCTAGACCTTTCCACAAACATTATAAAAGAGTTGATACAAGTTTGGCTAACTTAATGGGAATTATATGAAAGGTATTGTACTTGCGGGTGGTGCGGGAACGCGACTTTATCCTGCCACAAAAGTTTATAGTAAACAATTATGTTTGATTTATGACAAACCTCTTATTTACTATCCATTATCGATCTTGATGCTCGCTGGGATAAAAGAAGTATTAATCATCTCAGATGAGAGCACCATTCCGATGTACAAAAGGTTATTTAATGATGGAGCACAGATCGGAATGTCGTTCTCCTACGAAATACAATCTGCACCAAATGGAATTGCCGAAGCTTTTATCATAGGAGAAAAATTCATTGGCGACGATAATGTAACACTGATTTTGGGAGATAATATTTTTTATGGCAAAATGGATTTCCTTTACAAAGCGATCGGAAAGAGAGATGGGGCAACGATTTTCGGTTATCGCGTGAACGATCCAGAAAGATATGGTGTCGTTGAGTTTAACGACAGCGGAATAGCTATCTCGATCGAAGAGAAACCTCTAAAACCTAAATCTAACTATGCCGTTCCAGGATTGTATGTATATGACAATAATGTTGTTTCAATTTCAAAGAATTTAAAACCTTCAAAACGGAATGAACTAGAAATCACGGATGTG
The genomic region above belongs to Ignavibacteria bacterium and contains:
- the hemL gene encoding glutamate-1-semialdehyde-2,1-aminomutase encodes the protein MTREKSIELFETAKKYIPGGVNSPVRAFKSVGGNPIFIQHGSGSKFWDVSGNEYIDYIGSWGPHLFGHNPPFIINALKKAIDAGVSFGAPTELEVRMAILITELVPSVELVRMVNSGTEATMSAVRVARGFTKKNKIIKFEGCYHGHADYFLIKAGSGALTFGVPTSPGVTDGNAADTLVADFNNIDSVKKLVQSNKNEIAAIIIEPIAGNIGVVRSTDAFIQELRVICDEKKIVLIFDEVMTGFRVAKGGAQEILGVTPDLSTFGKIIGGGLPVGAYGGKREIMEMVSPLGPVYQAGTLSGNPLAMSAGYAALSFIKENPNLYSELEESSSYLEGGIRKAFESTGKNYCINRVGSMLTFFFTEESVIDYTTAVKSDTNLFSRFFSEMLNRGIYLAPSQFEAVFISTAHTTEDLDKTCDAAFQSIKAAIGGS
- the rfbA gene encoding glucose-1-phosphate thymidylyltransferase RfbA, with product MKGIVLAGGAGTRLYPATKVYSKQLCLIYDKPLIYYPLSILMLAGIKEVLIISDESTIPMYKRLFNDGAQIGMSFSYEIQSAPNGIAEAFIIGEKFIGDDNVTLILGDNIFYGKMDFLYKAIGKRDGATIFGYRVNDPERYGVVEFNDSGIAISIEEKPLKPKSNYAVPGLYVYDNNVVSISKNLKPSKRNELEITDVNLEYLKRGQLRVEKIGRGVAWLDTGTPEALLQASNFFGVIEDRQGLKVACIEEIAYLKNFISKSEFANLISRIPKSNYRDYLDKVIREA